The following are encoded in a window of Bradyrhizobium sp. WBOS07 genomic DNA:
- a CDS encoding ABC transporter ATP-binding protein, whose protein sequence is MDASQDQFAIRVRDLVVGFGRQTVLDHLSLDVRRGEILGLVGASGGGKSVLMRTIIGLIPRRGGTIDVMGQPTGGHGRGAATTWGILFQQGALFSSLTVRQNVQFPLRENLVLSQELMDEIAIAKLEMVGLRPQDADKYPAELSGGMTKRVALARALALDPPILFLDEPTSGLDPIAAGDFDALIKTLQKTLGLTVFMVTHDLASLTTVCDRVAALADGKIVAIGPMRELLQSEHPWVRAYFHGKRSQMLQHEMR, encoded by the coding sequence ATGGACGCATCGCAAGACCAGTTCGCGATCCGCGTCCGTGATCTCGTGGTCGGCTTCGGCCGCCAGACGGTGCTCGACCATCTGTCGCTCGACGTCCGCCGCGGCGAGATCCTTGGGCTTGTCGGGGCGTCCGGTGGCGGCAAGTCGGTCCTGATGCGGACGATCATCGGCCTGATCCCGCGCCGCGGCGGGACCATCGACGTGATGGGACAACCGACCGGGGGGCACGGTCGAGGCGCAGCCACGACATGGGGCATCCTGTTCCAGCAGGGGGCGCTGTTCTCCTCGCTGACGGTCCGCCAGAACGTCCAGTTTCCCTTGCGCGAAAATCTGGTCCTGTCGCAGGAGCTGATGGACGAGATCGCGATCGCCAAGCTCGAAATGGTTGGCCTGCGTCCCCAGGACGCCGACAAATATCCGGCGGAGCTGTCCGGCGGCATGACCAAGCGCGTGGCGCTGGCCCGCGCGCTCGCGCTCGATCCGCCGATCCTGTTCCTGGACGAGCCGACCTCCGGCCTCGATCCGATCGCCGCCGGCGATTTCGATGCGCTGATCAAGACGCTGCAAAAGACGCTTGGGCTCACCGTGTTCATGGTGACCCACGATCTTGCAAGTCTGACCACCGTCTGCGACCGCGTTGCCGCGCTCGCCGACGGCAAGATCGTGGCGATCGGCCCGATGCGGGAATTGCTGCAATCCGAGCATCCCTGGGTGCGCGCTTATTTCCACGGCAAGCGCTCGCAGATGCTGCAACACGAGATGAGATGA
- a CDS encoding ABC transporter permease → MNHEPLLLATPSGDVLNLRPEGPWTAANVVTLETLSRSVGADVDRSRAVTLDMSGVSALDTLGAWVLEKLSRRAASSGRSAQFVGVADHFSGLMDEVRQVNRHTPAPTAAPNPVLSRLGDLGKSTVGSREDITIFLQMLGALFMAIVGVLRRPGSLRLTSLVYQLYRIGWQAIPIVALITFLIGAIIAQQGFFHFRRFGAESYTVDMVGILVLRELGVLIVAIMVAGRSGSAYTAELGSMKMREEIDALSTMGLDPVDVLILPRVAALVIALPILTFIGSIAALYGGGLVAQFYGDMGPAIYIARLHEAISVTHFEVGILKAPFMALVIGIVACSEGLRVKGSAESLGRQTTTSVVKSIFLVIVLDGLFAVFFASIGM, encoded by the coding sequence GTGAACCACGAACCGCTGTTGCTCGCGACGCCGTCCGGCGACGTGCTGAACCTGCGCCCCGAAGGGCCCTGGACCGCCGCGAATGTGGTAACGCTCGAGACATTGTCCCGGTCGGTCGGAGCCGACGTCGATCGCTCGCGCGCCGTCACCCTGGACATGTCGGGCGTCAGTGCGCTCGACACGCTCGGCGCCTGGGTCTTGGAGAAGCTGTCGCGCAGGGCCGCATCATCCGGAAGGTCGGCCCAGTTCGTCGGCGTCGCCGATCATTTCAGCGGGCTGATGGATGAGGTGCGCCAGGTCAACCGGCACACACCGGCACCCACGGCTGCGCCCAACCCGGTGCTGTCGAGGCTTGGCGATCTCGGCAAGTCGACGGTCGGATCGCGCGAGGACATCACGATCTTCCTCCAGATGCTCGGTGCCTTGTTCATGGCTATAGTCGGCGTGCTGCGCCGGCCGGGCTCGCTGCGGCTGACCTCGCTGGTCTATCAGCTCTACCGCATCGGGTGGCAGGCGATTCCCATCGTCGCGCTGATCACCTTCCTGATCGGTGCCATCATCGCGCAGCAGGGTTTCTTCCATTTCCGCCGGTTCGGCGCGGAGTCCTACACCGTCGACATGGTCGGCATCCTGGTGCTGCGCGAGCTCGGCGTGCTGATCGTCGCCATCATGGTCGCCGGCCGGTCGGGAAGCGCCTACACCGCCGAGCTCGGCTCGATGAAGATGCGCGAGGAGATCGACGCGCTCTCGACCATGGGGCTCGATCCCGTCGACGTCCTGATCCTGCCGCGCGTTGCGGCCCTGGTCATTGCCTTGCCCATTCTCACTTTCATTGGATCGATTGCCGCGCTCTATGGCGGTGGCCTCGTCGCACAATTCTATGGCGATATGGGACCGGCGATCTACATCGCGCGGCTGCACGAGGCCATCTCCGTCACGCATTTCGAGGTGGGCATCCTGAAGGCGCCGTTCATGGCGCTGGTGATCGGGATCGTGGCCTGCAGCGAGGGACTGCGGGTCAAGGGCAGCGCCGAGTCGCTCGGGCGACAGACCACGACGTCGGTGGTGAAATCGATCTTCCTGGTGATCGTGCTCGACGGTCTGTTTGCGGTCTTCTTTGCCTCGATCGGAATGTGA
- a CDS encoding phage holin family protein: protein MNTENVVKHLRVLWRTDRIIADIRLRHLLIGLGLRAFAALIAAFGLLMLELAAYFALVQIWSAIAAAAILGAVNFAIAAAIFVIAGRPPSGRDIELAGEIHDASIEALQLEARALQAQVSGAVHHPLSTIVPVLVPLMAIIVKNLRSTARTSAKTSTAAGSAEASS from the coding sequence GTGAATACCGAGAACGTGGTCAAACACCTGCGCGTGCTGTGGCGCACCGACCGGATCATCGCGGACATCAGGCTGCGTCACCTGCTGATCGGCCTCGGCCTGCGCGCCTTCGCGGCACTGATTGCGGCGTTCGGGCTCCTGATGCTGGAGCTGGCGGCCTATTTCGCGCTGGTCCAGATCTGGAGCGCGATTGCCGCGGCGGCTATCCTCGGTGCCGTCAATTTCGCCATCGCGGCTGCCATCTTCGTCATCGCCGGCCGGCCTCCGTCCGGCCGTGACATCGAGCTCGCCGGCGAAATCCACGACGCCTCCATCGAAGCCCTCCAGCTCGAGGCGCGCGCGCTCCAGGCCCAGGTGTCGGGCGCGGTGCATCATCCGCTCAGCACGATCGTGCCGGTGCTGGTGCCGCTGATGGCGATCATCGTGAAGAATTTGCGGTCGACCGCCAGAACATCGGCCAAGACATCTACCGCCGCAGGTTCGGCCGAAGCGTCCTCCTGA
- a CDS encoding bifunctional acetate--CoA ligase family protein/GNAT family N-acetyltransferase — protein MSTYRLNNLLAPRSVALVGASARPVSVGRAVLENIRKAEFKGRFGLVNPRHAEISGIAAVKSLDALDFVPELVIVTAPAREIPGIIDQAGRRGSAGALIVSAGLGHGPGSLHEAAITAARKYGMRLIGPNCLGIMMPGVSLNASFAAHMPGAGSLALISQSGAIAAGMVDWAAQRGVGFSGIVSIGDQIDVDIADLLDYFAMDHKTRAILLYIESIKDARKFMSAARAAARVKPVVVVKSGRMAQGAKAAATHTGALAGADAVYDAAFRRAGVLRVSDLRELFDCAETLGRVESPAGKRLAILTNGGGIGVLAVDRLVELGGIPATISAETRRKLDAALPPTWSGANPVDIVGDADAARYAAALELLLADRDNDAVLVLNVQTAIASAAEIAQTVTELVGKYRKEHRNWAKPVLAAWVGADQHIIQALSSAGVPNYPTEDDAVRGFMHLVRHREVVEELSQVPPAMPDTFVPDARGARQIVTAAIADGRQWLEPVEIKNLLEAYDIAMVPTYAAADVEQAVGYANDIFAQGDTVVLKIMSRDILHKSDVGGVVLNLTTPEAVRGAATGIMARAKKLRPEARIGGVIVQAMVVKAKARELILGLADDPTFGTVVVFGRGGTAVEIINDKALALPPLDLQLARDLIDRTRVSRLLKAYRDVPAVKQDAVAMVLVKLAQMAADIPEIREFDINPLLADETGVTAVDARVAVGPPQRKFVGSGPANFAVRAYPSQWERRLKLKDDWRIFVRPMRPEDEPTIHEFLRHVTPHDLRLRFFAPMKEFTHEFIARLTQLDYARAMAFIAFDEATGEMVGVVRLHSDSVYENGEYAILLRSDLKGRGLGWALMQLIIDYAKSEGLKVISGDVLQENIVMLEMCRNLGFEVKPDPAEPDICDVKLKL, from the coding sequence ATGTCAACTTATCGTCTGAATAATCTCTTGGCGCCGCGTTCAGTTGCGCTCGTCGGCGCAAGCGCCCGTCCGGTCTCGGTGGGACGCGCCGTTCTCGAGAACATTCGCAAGGCCGAATTCAAGGGGCGATTTGGCCTCGTCAATCCACGCCATGCCGAAATCAGCGGCATCGCCGCGGTCAAGAGTCTGGACGCTCTCGATTTCGTGCCCGAGCTCGTCATCGTCACCGCGCCTGCGCGTGAGATTCCCGGCATTATCGACCAGGCCGGCCGTCGCGGCTCGGCGGGCGCCTTGATCGTCTCGGCCGGGCTCGGCCACGGACCGGGATCCCTGCACGAGGCTGCCATCACCGCAGCCCGCAAGTACGGTATGCGGCTGATCGGACCTAACTGTCTCGGCATCATGATGCCCGGAGTCAGCCTGAATGCCAGCTTTGCTGCGCATATGCCGGGGGCGGGTAGCCTCGCGCTGATCTCGCAATCGGGCGCGATTGCCGCCGGCATGGTCGATTGGGCCGCGCAACGCGGCGTCGGCTTCTCCGGCATCGTCTCGATCGGCGATCAGATCGATGTCGACATTGCCGATCTGCTTGACTATTTCGCGATGGACCACAAGACGCGCGCGATCCTGCTCTACATCGAGTCCATCAAGGACGCGCGCAAGTTCATGTCGGCTGCGCGCGCCGCCGCGCGCGTGAAGCCCGTCGTCGTGGTGAAGTCCGGCCGCATGGCGCAGGGCGCGAAGGCGGCTGCCACGCATACCGGCGCGCTCGCCGGCGCCGACGCCGTCTACGACGCGGCGTTCCGCCGCGCGGGCGTCCTGCGGGTCTCCGACCTGCGTGAGCTGTTCGATTGTGCCGAGACACTCGGCCGCGTCGAATCGCCAGCCGGAAAGCGCCTCGCCATCCTGACCAATGGCGGCGGCATCGGTGTGCTCGCCGTCGATCGACTGGTCGAACTCGGTGGAATTCCGGCGACCATCTCGGCGGAGACGCGCAGGAAGCTGGATGCTGCGTTGCCGCCGACCTGGTCCGGTGCAAATCCCGTCGACATCGTGGGCGACGCCGATGCCGCGCGCTATGCGGCGGCGTTGGAGCTGCTTCTAGCCGATCGCGACAATGACGCCGTTCTGGTTCTCAACGTGCAAACTGCGATCGCCTCGGCGGCCGAGATCGCTCAGACCGTGACGGAGCTCGTCGGCAAATACCGGAAGGAGCACCGCAACTGGGCGAAGCCCGTATTGGCGGCCTGGGTCGGCGCCGATCAGCACATCATTCAGGCGCTTTCAAGCGCGGGTGTGCCGAACTATCCGACCGAGGACGACGCCGTGCGCGGCTTCATGCATCTGGTCCGGCACCGCGAAGTGGTGGAGGAGCTGAGCCAGGTTCCCCCCGCGATGCCCGACACGTTCGTTCCGGACGCTCGAGGGGCCCGGCAGATCGTCACCGCCGCGATCGCGGATGGCCGGCAATGGCTGGAGCCGGTCGAGATCAAGAATCTGCTCGAAGCTTATGACATCGCGATGGTGCCGACCTATGCGGCAGCCGATGTCGAGCAGGCGGTGGGCTATGCGAACGATATCTTCGCACAGGGCGACACCGTCGTGCTGAAGATCATGTCGCGAGACATCCTCCACAAATCCGATGTCGGCGGCGTCGTGCTCAATCTGACCACGCCCGAAGCAGTCCGGGGCGCGGCCACCGGCATTATGGCCCGTGCAAAAAAGCTGCGCCCGGAAGCCCGCATCGGCGGCGTCATCGTCCAGGCCATGGTCGTCAAGGCAAAGGCACGCGAGCTGATCCTGGGCCTCGCCGACGATCCCACTTTCGGAACTGTCGTCGTATTCGGCCGTGGCGGCACGGCGGTGGAAATCATCAACGACAAGGCGCTTGCGCTGCCACCGCTCGATTTGCAGCTCGCCCGCGATTTGATCGACCGCACGCGCGTGTCGCGGCTGCTGAAGGCCTATCGCGATGTGCCGGCGGTCAAGCAGGACGCTGTCGCCATGGTACTGGTCAAGCTGGCGCAGATGGCCGCCGACATTCCCGAGATCCGGGAATTCGACATCAACCCGTTGCTGGCGGACGAAACCGGCGTGACTGCGGTGGATGCCCGCGTCGCGGTCGGTCCGCCGCAGCGGAAGTTCGTCGGCTCCGGCCCGGCCAATTTCGCCGTTCGGGCCTATCCGTCGCAATGGGAGCGCCGCCTCAAGCTCAAGGATGATTGGCGCATCTTCGTGCGGCCCATGCGCCCGGAGGACGAGCCGACCATCCACGAATTCCTGCGCCACGTCACGCCGCACGACCTGCGCCTGCGTTTCTTCGCGCCGATGAAGGAGTTTACCCACGAGTTCATCGCGCGCCTGACCCAGCTCGACTATGCGCGTGCGATGGCCTTCATTGCATTCGACGAGGCCACCGGTGAGATGGTCGGCGTGGTCCGGCTCCATTCGGATTCGGTCTACGAGAACGGTGAGTACGCGATCCTGCTGCGGTCCGACCTGAAGGGCAGGGGGCTCGGCTGGGCCCTCATGCAGCTCATCATCGACTACGCCAAGTCGGAAGGACTGAAAGTCATCTCGGGCGACGTGCTCCAGGAGAACATCGTGATGCTCGAAATGTGCCGAAACCTGGGTTTCGAGGTCAAGCCGGATCCGGCCGAACCCGACATCTGCGACGTCAAGTTGAAGCTCTGA
- a CDS encoding zinc-dependent alcohol dehydrogenase family protein, whose translation MRAMVLPAPRTRLQLEQRPDPIPGEGQLRVKISACGVCRTDLHLVDAELPDIRYPIVPGHEIVGRVDLVGPNVATHAPGDRVGIPWLGFTCGNCRFCRNGMENLCDAPLFTGYTRDGGYATHAVADARYAFPLGEAGNDVEIAPLLCAGLIGWRSLVLAGPAERLGLYGFGAAGHIIAQVAHWQGRSVHAFTRRGDAAAQDLARRLGAVWAGASDELPDEPLDAAIIYAPSGELVPAALRAVRKGGRVVCAGIHMTDIPSFPYDLLWQERQLVSVANLTRQDGIDFLKIAPQAGVRTETTAYPLEQANEVLAMLRAGQILGAAVLTP comes from the coding sequence ATGCGCGCGATGGTATTGCCGGCCCCGCGAACGCGGCTCCAGCTGGAGCAGCGGCCCGACCCGATACCCGGCGAGGGTCAGCTCCGCGTGAAGATCAGCGCCTGCGGGGTCTGCCGGACCGATCTTCATCTCGTCGATGCCGAACTGCCCGATATTCGCTATCCGATCGTACCCGGTCACGAGATCGTCGGCCGGGTCGATCTCGTGGGCCCAAATGTCGCAACGCATGCGCCCGGCGACCGCGTCGGCATTCCCTGGCTCGGCTTCACCTGCGGAAACTGTCGATTCTGCCGGAACGGCATGGAAAACCTGTGTGACGCACCGCTGTTCACCGGCTACACGCGCGATGGCGGCTACGCGACCCACGCCGTCGCCGACGCCCGCTACGCTTTCCCGCTCGGTGAGGCCGGCAACGACGTAGAGATTGCGCCTCTGCTCTGCGCCGGGCTGATCGGCTGGCGCTCGCTGGTACTGGCCGGCCCTGCCGAACGGCTCGGCCTCTACGGTTTTGGCGCGGCCGGCCACATCATTGCGCAGGTCGCGCACTGGCAGGGACGATCGGTCCATGCATTCACGCGACGCGGCGATGCTGCCGCGCAAGATCTCGCCCGTCGTCTCGGTGCCGTCTGGGCGGGAGCATCAGACGAGCTGCCAGACGAGCCGCTCGACGCCGCCATCATCTACGCACCGTCAGGCGAGCTTGTGCCGGCTGCGCTGCGTGCGGTCCGCAAAGGCGGGCGCGTCGTATGCGCCGGCATCCACATGACCGACATTCCAAGTTTCCCCTATGATCTACTCTGGCAGGAGCGGCAGCTGGTCTCCGTCGCCAACCTGACCCGGCAGGATGGCATCGATTTCCTCAAGATCGCTCCGCAAGCGGGCGTGCGCACCGAAACGACGGCATATCCGCTCGAGCAGGCCAACGAAGTTCTGGCCATGCTGCGGGCCGGTCAGATTCTCGGCGCGGCCGTGCTGACGCCCTGA
- a CDS encoding bifunctional aminoglycoside phosphotransferase/ATP-binding protein, with product MKDEMATQERVFRTLTGHPGVTRIDTHGASVFLDGKRALKIKRAVRFPFLDYSTLEKRKAACEEEIRINRPLAPQVYHRVVAITEEPDGSVQVGGAGRAIEYAVEMSRFDESKTVDHLAKAGPLDAKLALAAADAIVASHAGAADPDGKAWVSSIPALIDGNSQGLRAGGRLGPEDFEKLSQASHEAYSRLRPLLAERGRKGFVRRCHGDLHLANIVLIDDRPVLFDAIEFDAQMATVDVLYDLAFTLMDLLHHDQAHAANIVLNRYLTATPADNLDALSALPLFMSLRAAIRAQVALARLRPPHSEDPDIVEQARRYFDLATMLIHPAAPRLIAVGGLSGTGKTVLAQALAPRIAPPPGAVVLRSDIVRKQMFGVDETHRLPPTAYTPEHAGRVYETLAQLARRVLAQGHSAIIDGVFAREDERDAIAALARECNVPLDGLFLVADLATRQMRIGSRRGDASDATQEVAALQERYNIGRVGWATIDASGTQEQTLQNCRNAIAAGKQGNLIGAGKDGAT from the coding sequence ATGAAAGACGAAATGGCGACCCAGGAGCGGGTCTTCCGGACGCTCACGGGCCATCCCGGCGTGACGCGGATCGACACGCATGGAGCCTCGGTGTTCCTCGACGGCAAGCGCGCGCTGAAGATCAAGCGCGCCGTCCGATTTCCGTTCCTCGACTACTCGACGCTCGAAAAACGCAAGGCGGCGTGCGAGGAGGAGATCAGGATCAACCGGCCGTTGGCGCCGCAGGTCTATCATCGCGTCGTGGCGATCACGGAAGAGCCCGATGGGTCGGTGCAGGTTGGCGGCGCCGGTCGGGCGATCGAGTATGCAGTGGAGATGTCGCGCTTCGACGAAAGCAAAACGGTGGATCATCTGGCGAAGGCCGGGCCGCTGGATGCAAAGCTCGCCTTGGCCGCCGCAGACGCGATCGTGGCTTCGCATGCAGGGGCGGCCGACCCCGACGGAAAAGCATGGGTCTCATCCATCCCCGCCCTGATTGACGGCAACAGTCAGGGCCTGCGGGCTGGTGGGCGTTTGGGCCCGGAAGACTTCGAAAAGCTTAGTCAAGCCTCGCACGAGGCCTATTCGCGTCTCCGCCCCTTGCTCGCGGAGCGCGGCCGGAAGGGTTTTGTCCGCCGTTGCCACGGCGACCTGCATCTCGCAAACATCGTTCTGATCGATGACCGGCCCGTGCTGTTCGACGCCATCGAGTTCGATGCGCAGATGGCGACCGTCGACGTGCTCTACGATCTCGCATTCACGCTGATGGACCTGTTGCACCACGATCAGGCGCACGCGGCCAACATCGTCCTGAACCGATATCTCACCGCGACGCCCGCCGATAATTTGGACGCGCTCTCGGCCCTGCCGCTGTTCATGTCCCTCCGGGCGGCGATCCGCGCCCAGGTGGCTTTGGCACGGCTGAGGCCGCCGCATTCCGAAGACCCCGACATTGTCGAGCAGGCACGGCGCTATTTTGACCTCGCCACGATGCTGATCCATCCTGCCGCCCCGCGCCTGATCGCCGTCGGCGGATTATCAGGCACCGGCAAGACAGTGCTGGCGCAAGCGCTGGCGCCCCGCATCGCACCGCCGCCCGGAGCCGTCGTGCTGCGCAGCGACATCGTCCGCAAGCAGATGTTCGGGGTCGACGAAACCCATCGCTTGCCGCCCACCGCCTACACGCCGGAGCATGCAGGCCGCGTCTACGAAACGCTGGCTCAACTTGCCCGGCGGGTGCTGGCGCAAGGCCATTCCGCGATCATTGACGGCGTATTTGCCCGCGAGGACGAACGAGACGCGATCGCGGCACTGGCGAGGGAGTGCAACGTGCCGCTGGACGGCCTGTTCCTGGTTGCGGACCTCGCGACCCGGCAAATGCGGATCGGAAGCCGTCGGGGAGACGCATCCGACGCCACGCAAGAGGTTGCCGCGCTGCAGGAGCGCTATAATATCGGCCGTGTCGGTTGGGCGACCATCGATGCATCCGGGACGCAAGAGCAGACGCTCCAGAACTGCCGGAACGCGATCGCTGCAGGCAAACAGGGCAATCTGATTGGCGCGGGCAAAGATGGCGCGACCTAG
- a CDS encoding CHAD domain-containing protein gives MARPSTISTAARVTPAARRNALPGRLSPGMACDTAFRIIARRHLAAILAQHDGTCRGDPDALHQIRIALTHLRTAIRFFSPMVDDALRPTIWAELKWLNSQLGMVRDLDVAIERVVAESGDELAVIAELQHWDEKRAESHRELARALQSPRYRRLVEQTSAWIESGPWSTRRSKEAIRLRRCTLADHAMERLAEWETKLLKKARKLRKLDVEKRHKLRLLNKRMTYSIESLQDLFADESLTKQKSILKRLRKAQRSLGQLNDDARGQALAASLNGAGHEASKRFLNRKREKKLLRKASAAYRKLDKTKPFRSSDLAPGSEPEA, from the coding sequence ATGGCGCGACCTAGCACGATCTCGACGGCCGCTCGCGTCACGCCGGCGGCACGTCGCAATGCCCTGCCTGGCCGCCTCAGTCCCGGTATGGCCTGCGATACCGCGTTCCGGATCATCGCGCGCCGTCACCTTGCCGCCATCCTCGCCCAGCATGACGGCACCTGCCGCGGCGATCCCGATGCGCTGCACCAGATCCGGATCGCCCTGACGCATCTGCGCACCGCCATCCGCTTCTTCTCGCCGATGGTCGACGACGCCCTGCGACCGACGATCTGGGCGGAGCTGAAATGGCTGAACAGCCAGCTCGGCATGGTGCGGGACCTCGATGTGGCGATCGAGCGGGTCGTGGCCGAGAGCGGCGACGAGCTCGCCGTGATCGCCGAGCTTCAACACTGGGACGAAAAACGCGCCGAGAGCCATCGCGAGCTGGCGCGCGCGCTGCAATCCCCGCGCTATCGCCGCCTTGTCGAGCAGACCTCGGCCTGGATCGAGAGCGGCCCCTGGTCGACCCGGCGCAGCAAGGAAGCCATCCGGTTGCGCCGCTGCACGCTCGCTGACCATGCAATGGAGCGGCTGGCCGAGTGGGAGACGAAGCTGCTCAAGAAGGCGCGGAAGCTCCGCAAGCTCGACGTCGAGAAGCGTCACAAGCTGCGGCTTCTCAACAAGCGAATGACCTATTCGATCGAGTCACTCCAGGACCTGTTCGCTGATGAATCGCTGACGAAACAGAAGTCCATCCTCAAGCGATTGCGCAAGGCGCAACGGTCGCTCGGACAATTGAACGACGACGCGCGCGGCCAGGCGCTGGCCGCGTCATTGAATGGCGCAGGCCACGAAGCCAGCAAGCGCTTCCTCAACCGCAAGCGGGAAAAGAAGCTGCTGCGGAAGGCGTCGGCCGCCTACCGCAAACTGGACAAGACCAAACCCTTCCGCTCCTCGGATCTCGCGCCAGGATCCGAACCGGAGGCTTAG
- a CDS encoding alpha/beta hydrolase, translating to MSVVQIFPRAEEPAVQALPLSPAAAPGASTASAEKPAEKTVATDPLPESEPYPLDRAFHAMLARFTGGISPLALSLAWLDWGSHLAAAPQRQMEISRTILRDIGRLAEAAAHAASPEQKPWSVIQPQGRDRRFSGPQWETAPFNLLAQGFLLSERWWRDAATGVRGVSHPNEAIVEFSMRQMLDMLAPSNFAATNPKVLEKAFQSGGENFVFGWQNWCSDLMRLLSNSKLAGGEQFVVGKTVAASPGRVVYRNELIELIQYHPTTAQVRPEPILIVPAWIMKYYILDLSPQNSLVKYLTGQGFTVFAISWRNPDARDRDLAFDDYRKLGVMAALDMIGLIVPGRKTHALGYCLGGTLLSIAAAAMERDGDNRLGTVTLLAAQTDFTEAGELTLFINESQVAFLEDMMWQRGYLDTTQMAGAFQLLRSNELIWSRLSHDYLMGEGAPPSDLMAWNADATRLPYRMHSEYLRKLFLDNDLAGGRYQVDGRSVSLSDIHAPMFVVGTLADHVAPWRSVYKINYQVDADVTFLLTSGGHNAGVVAPPEEPGHSYQVLTKAADAPYVGADEWLKLAPHVEGSWWPEWANWLVAHSGAPCDPPRIGVGDAPGLPDAPGDYVHT from the coding sequence ATGAGCGTCGTGCAGATATTTCCACGGGCCGAAGAGCCGGCGGTGCAGGCCCTCCCGCTCAGTCCCGCCGCTGCTCCCGGAGCTTCGACGGCGAGCGCCGAAAAGCCCGCAGAAAAGACGGTCGCCACCGACCCTCTGCCTGAATCCGAGCCATATCCACTCGACCGCGCCTTTCACGCCATGCTGGCACGGTTCACCGGCGGAATTTCGCCGCTGGCCTTGTCGCTTGCCTGGCTCGATTGGGGCTCGCATCTCGCTGCGGCGCCGCAGCGCCAGATGGAGATTTCCCGCACCATCCTGCGCGACATCGGCCGGCTGGCGGAAGCCGCCGCGCACGCGGCGTCGCCGGAGCAGAAGCCGTGGTCCGTGATTCAGCCGCAGGGGCGGGACCGCCGTTTCAGTGGACCGCAATGGGAGACCGCGCCGTTCAATCTGCTGGCGCAGGGGTTCTTGCTCTCAGAACGCTGGTGGCGCGATGCCGCGACGGGCGTGCGTGGCGTGTCGCACCCCAATGAGGCCATCGTCGAGTTCTCGATGCGCCAGATGCTCGACATGTTGGCCCCGTCGAATTTCGCAGCGACCAATCCGAAGGTGCTGGAGAAGGCGTTCCAGAGCGGCGGGGAGAATTTCGTCTTTGGCTGGCAGAACTGGTGCAGCGATCTGATGCGCCTGCTCTCCAACTCGAAGCTGGCGGGTGGGGAGCAGTTCGTGGTCGGCAAGACCGTGGCGGCTTCGCCCGGCAGGGTCGTGTACCGCAACGAGCTGATCGAGCTCATTCAGTACCACCCGACCACCGCGCAGGTGAGGCCCGAGCCGATCCTGATCGTGCCGGCCTGGATCATGAAGTACTACATTCTCGATCTCTCGCCGCAGAACTCGCTGGTCAAATATCTGACCGGCCAAGGGTTCACCGTGTTCGCGATCTCCTGGCGCAATCCGGATGCGAGGGATAGGGATCTCGCCTTTGACGATTATCGCAAGCTGGGCGTCATGGCGGCGCTGGACATGATCGGCCTGATCGTGCCGGGGCGGAAGACGCATGCGCTCGGCTATTGTCTGGGCGGCACGCTGCTGTCGATTGCCGCGGCGGCGATGGAACGCGACGGCGACAACCGCCTCGGCACCGTCACTCTCCTTGCGGCCCAGACCGATTTCACCGAGGCCGGGGAGCTGACGCTCTTCATCAACGAGAGCCAGGTCGCCTTTCTCGAAGACATGATGTGGCAGCGAGGCTATCTCGACACGACGCAGATGGCCGGCGCCTTTCAGCTGCTGCGCTCCAACGAGTTGATCTGGTCGCGTCTGTCACATGACTATCTGATGGGTGAGGGCGCGCCGCCGAGCGACCTGATGGCCTGGAACGCGGACGCAACCCGGCTGCCGTATCGCATGCATTCGGAATATCTGCGTAAGCTGTTCCTCGACAACGATCTGGCCGGCGGGCGCTATCAGGTCGACGGCAGGAGCGTTTCGCTGTCCGATATTCACGCGCCGATGTTCGTGGTCGGCACCCTCGCCGATCACGTGGCGCCGTGGCGATCCGTCTACAAGATCAACTATCAGGTCGATGCCGACGTGACGTTCCTGTTGACCAGCGGTGGTCACAATGCCGGTGTCGTTGCACCTCCAGAGGAGCCCGGCCATAGCTATCAGGTGCTGACCAAGGCTGCCGATGCCCCCTATGTCGGTGCCGACGAATGGCTGAAGCTGGCTCCGCACGTCGAGGGCTCGTGGTGGCCGGAATGGGCTAATTGGCTAGTGGCGCATTCCGGCGCGCCCTGCGATCCGCCGCGGATCGGAGTTGGAGACGCGCCGGGACTGCCCGATGCGCCGGGGGACTACGTCCACACCTAA